The Rahnella aquatilis CIP 78.65 = ATCC 33071 genomic sequence TTTTCGCACTGGGGGCGGGCGTTGATGCCATCCTCACGCAGGAACAACGTCAGCCGGGCACATTGCCGGGCGGCGTACCGCTGCTGCGTCTGGAAGACACCGGTATGTCTTTGCAGATGCAGGAATATGCACTGGCGACGGTATTACGTTATTTTCGCCGGATGGATGAATATCAGCTGTTTCAGCAACAAAAGCAGTGGCATCCGCTTGCGCCGCATTCACGCAGTGAGTTCACCCTCGGTATTCTCGGTGCCGGCGTGCTCGGCAGCAGCGTGGCGAAAGCGCTGGTGGATATGCAGTTCACCGTGCGCAGCTGGAGCCGCAGCCCCAAGTCGCAGGAAGGCGTAGAGAGTTTCTATGGTGACGATCAGCTGGCGGCGTTTGCCGGTGGCTGCAAGGTCCTGATCAATCTGTTGCCCAATACCCCGCACACCGCCGGTATTCTCAATCATCAACTGTTCACAAACCTTTCGCATAATGCCTATCTGATTAACCTTGGCCGTGGCGGACATCTGGTGGACGGTGATTTGCTGCGCGCGCTCGACAGCGGGCAGATTGCGGCTGCTACGCTGGATGTCTTCGTTGAAGAGCCGTTACCGGGCATGCACCCGTTCTGGTCGCATCCGCGCGTCAGCATCACGCCACACGTCGGTGCAGATACGCTGCCGGAGCAGGCGATGGACAGCATCGTGAGTAATATTCTGGCAATAGAAGCAGGGCGGGAGCCGTCAGGACGTGTCGATCTTGGCCGGGGTTACTGATATTCATCTGCTAACATTAGAATGCTGCGGTTATTTCGCGGCAGCGGAATACTTTCAAGGAGAGCACATGCCTTACCCGGTTGATTTACATATGCATACGGTTGCCAGCACTCACGCTTACAGCACGTTACATGATTACATTGATGAAGCAGCGGAAAAGGGCATCCGGCTGTTTGCCATCACCGATCATGGCCCTGATATGGCTGATGCGCCCCACTACTGGCATTTTATGAATATGCGGGTCTGGCCGCGTCTGGTGAATGGCATCGGCATCCTGCGCGGCATCGAATCAAACATTAAGAACATTCATGGCGATATCGACTGTACCGGCCCGATGCTCACAGAAATTGACGTGATTATTGCCGGTTTTCACGAGCCGGTGATGCCGCCTGTTGATAAAGAAACCCATACCGCCGCCATGATTGCAGCGATGGCGGGCGGTGAAGTGCATATTATTTCGCATCCGGGCAACCCGAAATACCCGATTGATATTCCGGCTGTGGCGGCGGCTGCCGCGAAATATAATGTGGCGCTGGAGCTGAATAACTCGTCGTTCATTCATTCGCGTGTGGGCAGTGAGCCTAATTGCCGCGCCATTGCACTGGCCGTAAAAGAAGCCGGTGGCTGGCTGGCGCTGGGGTCGGATTCGCATATCGCTTATTCGCTCGGCGGTTTTGAACATTGCGAGCGTATCCTGCGTGAAATTGATTTTCCGCAAGACCGTATTCTTAACGTCAGCCCGCGCCGGTTCCTTGATTTTCTGGAAACGCGTGGCCGCGCACCCATTGCTGAATTAAGCGAACTGTGACATTGTCGCGACCAAATTGCGGGTGATGAACCCTTTTCATTGTCGGATCAGGTTACTGTTATGAATGAATTTTCGATTGTCTGCCGCGTACTGGGCACGTTGTTTTATCGTCAGCCGCAGGATCCGTTACTGGTTCCGCTATTTGGTCTGATTCAGGACGGCAAGCTGCGTGAACACTGGCCGCTGGAACAGGATGCATTGCTGATCCGTTTGCAGGAAAGTGCCAACCCTGAAGCGCTGGCAGCGGAATTTAACCGTCTGTTTGTCGGCTCAGAATGCGCGGTTTCGCCATTTCGCAGCGATTATGTAGATGGCGCAAATAAAATGGATGTGCGCACATTCCTGCAACAGCGCGGAATGCCTTTGGGCGAAACGCCTGCCGATCATTTCGGTGCCATGCTGCTGGCAGCATCCTGGCTGGAAGATCAGTCGCAGGAAGACGAAGTTGGTGCGCAAATCACGCTGTTCGATGAATTCCTGTTCCCGTGGTGTGGTAAATTTCTCGGTAAAGTCGAAGCCCATGCCACCAGCGGTTTCTACCGCACACTGTCTGAAATCAGCCGCGAAGCCTTGCAGGTGATGCGCGACGAACTGGAAGAGCAATTACCGCAGGATCTGGATGACGCCGAAGAAGACGATCAGTAATCCTGATGACGGCACGTAAAAAAGCCCGGCGGTGAGTTATCACGCCGGGCTTTTTATTACCGGTTTATGCAAATTAATCAGTAAAGGGGATCACCAACTGACCCGGTTTCACTTCAATTCCTTTCGCCAGTTTCTTCGCCATCGCTTCGCCTTTGCTGTGCTCAGCATTGAGCACATAAGCCGGACGCTGGTTGAAATAGGTGTTCAGCGAGTTGTTCAGGTACGGCATCAGGCCTTTCATCACGTTGTCCATTTTTTCAGGTTTGATGGTGTAATCCACCACCTGCATATCCCGCAAGAAAATGGCGCCTTTTTCGCGATCATAAGAAGGATGGGCTTTCAGGGTCAGATGCATATCGGCTTTCTGCGGCCCGAACAGCGAGGAAACATCCACATGCGCATCGCCGGTCAGCGTCACAACGCCGGGTTCAGCGCGGCCAATCTGGCTGCTGAGATGGGTCAGCACCAGTTTGGCATCCACCAGTCCGGGAACACCCAACTGCTTCTCAAAATTGTTGTTCTTTTGCAGATAATCATTCACCTGCTGCTCACTGATGGTGTACTGCGTCAGTTGATTACAGCCTGCCAGTAAGCTGGCACACATCAGTACTGCGGCACCCAGAAATCGCTTTGTCATTCTTCCCTCATTACGTAAAAACTATTTCGTCAGCATGACCGCAACGCGGCGTCGCTCCAATCAGACAACGCTGATTAGCCTAAGTGCTGAAGGAAGGGAAGAAAAGGAAAATAGCCGGAAGCGCACTTCCGGCCAACACATCTTAACGGGCTAAGCGGGTGAATAAATTAACCTGCGTTTGTTTTGCCATATTATCGCGGTAGGCCAGAACGCGTGAAGGCCAGTCGATTCCCTGTACGATCGACAGTGAACGCAGCACCGGCCACAGGTTAATGTCATCCTCGGAAAGCTCGCCGTTAACTGCGTTAGGCTCGACAATCAGCTTGTCGAGAGCGCGCAGATCCTGACTGATTTTCTTCACCAGCCCTTCGGAATGTTGCAGGTGTTCCGCGAAGCTGCCGCTGGCGGCC encodes the following:
- the ghrA gene encoding glyoxylate/hydroxypyruvate reductase GhrA, with translation MNIIFYHPTSDAKPWIDGITKRLPQANVRVWNANDHEPADYALVWRPPYAMLAPRTMLKGIFALGAGVDAILTQEQRQPGTLPGGVPLLRLEDTGMSLQMQEYALATVLRYFRRMDEYQLFQQQKQWHPLAPHSRSEFTLGILGAGVLGSSVAKALVDMQFTVRSWSRSPKSQEGVESFYGDDQLAAFAGGCKVLINLLPNTPHTAGILNHQLFTNLSHNAYLINLGRGGHLVDGDLLRALDSGQIAAATLDVFVEEPLPGMHPFWSHPRVSITPHVGADTLPEQAMDSIVSNILAIEAGREPSGRVDLGRGY
- a CDS encoding phosphatase; the encoded protein is MPYPVDLHMHTVASTHAYSTLHDYIDEAAEKGIRLFAITDHGPDMADAPHYWHFMNMRVWPRLVNGIGILRGIESNIKNIHGDIDCTGPMLTEIDVIIAGFHEPVMPPVDKETHTAAMIAAMAGGEVHIISHPGNPKYPIDIPAVAAAAAKYNVALELNNSSFIHSRVGSEPNCRAIALAVKEAGGWLALGSDSHIAYSLGGFEHCERILREIDFPQDRILNVSPRRFLDFLETRGRAPIAELSEL
- a CDS encoding TorD/DmsD family molecular chaperone translates to MNEFSIVCRVLGTLFYRQPQDPLLVPLFGLIQDGKLREHWPLEQDALLIRLQESANPEALAAEFNRLFVGSECAVSPFRSDYVDGANKMDVRTFLQQRGMPLGETPADHFGAMLLAASWLEDQSQEDEVGAQITLFDEFLFPWCGKFLGKVEAHATSGFYRTLSEISREALQVMRDELEEQLPQDLDDAEEDDQ
- a CDS encoding lipoprotein yields the protein MTKRFLGAAVLMCASLLAGCNQLTQYTISEQQVNDYLQKNNNFEKQLGVPGLVDAKLVLTHLSSQIGRAEPGVVTLTGDAHVDVSSLFGPQKADMHLTLKAHPSYDREKGAIFLRDMQVVDYTIKPEKMDNVMKGLMPYLNNSLNTYFNQRPAYVLNAEHSKGEAMAKKLAKGIEVKPGQLVIPFTD